In one window of Patescibacteria group bacterium DNA:
- the rfbB gene encoding dTDP-glucose 4,6-dehydratase → MKILVTGGAGFIGSNFIRYWLNNNPEDSIVNLDLLTYAGNIENLRDLENNPRYDFVQGDICDADLVNKLVVDVDVIVHFAAESHVDRSIENSADFIRTNVLGTHVLLEAAKNNGNIRFHHISTDEVFGALSMDDEPFHENTPYDPRSPYSSSKASSDHLVRAYYHTHKLPITISNCSNNYGPYQYPEKLIPLFVTNLIEGKKVTVYGEGKNVRDWIHVDDHNAGVEAIIKKGRIGETYCLGGDGEIANIDITKKILDIMGHEHDMIEYVTDRKGHDLRYAINFSKAKKELGWEPLIDFEEGLRKTVEWYKGAENWWKKLKNKN, encoded by the coding sequence ATGAAAATTTTAGTAACTGGCGGAGCCGGCTTTATTGGTTCAAATTTTATCAGGTATTGGTTAAACAATAATCCAGAAGACAGTATTGTTAATCTTGATTTATTGACATATGCCGGCAACATTGAAAACTTGCGCGATTTGGAAAATAATCCGCGCTATGATTTTGTGCAGGGTGATATCTGCGACGCGGATTTAGTTAATAAATTAGTTGTGGACGTTGATGTGATTGTACACTTTGCAGCTGAGTCTCACGTGGATCGTTCCATTGAGAATAGTGCTGATTTTATTCGCACCAATGTTCTCGGTACGCATGTTTTGTTAGAGGCGGCAAAAAATAACGGAAATATACGTTTCCATCATATTTCCACTGATGAAGTTTTTGGTGCTTTGAGCATGGACGATGAGCCTTTCCATGAAAATACACCATATGATCCGCGCAGTCCTTATAGCTCATCAAAAGCGTCCTCTGATCACTTAGTGCGCGCTTATTACCATACTCACAAATTGCCTATTACAATTTCTAATTGTTCTAATAATTACGGACCATATCAATATCCGGAAAAATTAATCCCCTTATTCGTAACAAATTTAATTGAGGGCAAGAAAGTAACTGTTTATGGTGAAGGTAAAAATGTTCGCGATTGGATTCATGTTGATGATCATAATGCCGGCGTGGAGGCGATTATTAAAAAAGGTCGTATTGGTGAGACTTATTGCCTCGGCGGTGATGGTGAAATTGCAAATATTGATATTACTAAAAAAATATTGGATATTATGGGCCATGAGCATGACATGATTGAGTATGTGACTGATCGCAAGGGCCATGATTTACGCTATGCAATTAATTTTTCTAAAGCAAAAAAAGAATTAGGCTGGGAGCCGTTGATTGACTTTGAAGAAGGTTTACGTAAGACGGTTGAGTGGTACAAAGGTGCTGAAAATTGGTGGAAGAAATTAAAAAATAAGAATTAA
- a CDS encoding HIT family protein: protein MCIFCKIVSSEIPSYKVYEDDFVLAFLDVAPVNYGHVLVIPKNHYANMEEVTNDDLCRVITVVKKIGQSLKENFNITGYNIQENNDPVAGQVVSHLHFHIIPRLENDGLLLWSGGRYGDDEIQEVLNKIKIK, encoded by the coding sequence ATGTGTATTTTTTGTAAAATTGTCTCAAGTGAAATCCCGTCGTACAAAGTCTATGAAGATGATTTTGTCTTAGCCTTTTTGGATGTCGCCCCCGTTAATTATGGACATGTTTTAGTCATCCCCAAAAATCATTATGCGAATATGGAGGAGGTGACCAATGACGATCTTTGTCGTGTTATAACTGTAGTAAAAAAAATCGGTCAGAGCTTGAAAGAAAATTTCAATATCACTGGTTATAATATACAAGAGAACAATGATCCGGTTGCTGGTCAAGTTGTCTCCCATCTTCATTTTCATATTATTCCAAGATTGGAAAATGATGGATTGCTTTTGTGGAGTGGTGGACGATATGGTGATGATGAGATCCAAGAAGTCTTGAATAAAATAAAAATCAAATAA
- a CDS encoding HIT domain-containing protein gives MDCIFCKIVNEDIPGYKVYEDDKVVAFFDILPISPGHTIIAPKNHVSDVEDLTDEDMAAMAIVVKKVGKAILAGLGVKGYSVFLDNKSAANQHVPHVHFHLVPRDEGDGLERWPSSGYGEKEAEACLSKIKANLA, from the coding sequence ATGGATTGTATTTTTTGCAAAATCGTTAACGAGGATATTCCTGGTTATAAAGTTTATGAAGATGATAAGGTGGTGGCCTTTTTTGACATATTGCCGATTAGTCCTGGGCATACAATTATCGCACCAAAAAATCATGTTTCCGATGTTGAAGATTTAACTGATGAAGATATGGCGGCGATGGCTATTGTTGTGAAGAAGGTTGGTAAGGCGATTTTGGCTGGCTTGGGCGTGAAGGGTTATAGTGTGTTTTTGGATAATAAGAGTGCTGCAAACCAACACGTGCCTCATGTGCATTTTCATTTAGTACCAAGAGATGAGGGTGATGGATTAGAAAGATGGCCTTCAAGCGGATATGGTGAAAAAGAAGCAGAGGCTTGTTTGAGTAAAATAAAGGCAAATTTAGCATAA
- a CDS encoding dTDP-4-dehydrorhamnose 3,5-epimerase family protein, protein MNGVVIKKINKYEDARGWLAEFYRHDEADYNPAMAYISVTKPGVARGPHEHRYQSDCFVFVGPGSYDLYLWDRREESTTKGEHIKMEVGENNPTMVIVPPGVVHGYKCISETDAYSINLPDRLYKGIQKQDAEVDEIRWETDGESPYKI, encoded by the coding sequence ATGAACGGAGTAGTTATTAAGAAGATTAATAAATATGAAGACGCTCGCGGGTGGTTGGCGGAGTTTTATCGTCATGACGAGGCTGATTACAATCCGGCTATGGCGTATATCAGCGTAACTAAACCAGGCGTGGCGCGTGGTCCCCACGAACATCGTTATCAATCTGATTGTTTTGTCTTTGTTGGGCCTGGAAGTTATGATTTGTATCTCTGGGATCGCCGTGAGGAATCCACAACCAAGGGTGAGCATATCAAAATGGAAGTCGGTGAAAATAATCCAACAATGGTGATTGTGCCACCGGGAGTAGTGCATGGTTATAAGTGCATTTCTGAGACTGACGCTTATTCTATAAATCTTCCAGATAGACTGTATAAAGGAATCCAAAAGCAAGACGCCGAGGTTGATGAGATTCGTTGGGAGACAGATGGGGAGTCACCATATAAGATTTAA
- a CDS encoding prohibitin family protein, protein MNKDLLKNLPFLLFLMFFIFPIFGKFGIFLLVVAGVIFGINYLISRKKLNNPMSGAIDMDKLKNMDNVKRGVVTGIIAIFGLWLFFASIVVVDAGETGVYSLFGKVRDNELKSGFHLVIPLARVEKMSIRTEEYTMSIVSGEGNKMGDDSITALTKEGLSVGLDLTALYHLDESKASDVYRELGINYNEKIIRPIIRTAIRNIVAGYEAKEMYSSKREEAAQKIKDQVQTELDTRGIVLEDMLLRDVRLPENLAKSIQEKLQAEQSTQKYDFLLQTEKKEKERKIIEAEGQRDAQKIINESLTTNYLYYQYINTLKDRQGTIYVPTSPTTGMPTFKELGK, encoded by the coding sequence ATGAATAAAGATTTATTGAAAAATTTACCATTTTTGTTGTTTTTAATGTTTTTTATTTTCCCAATTTTTGGTAAATTTGGGATTTTTTTGTTGGTTGTCGCTGGAGTCATTTTTGGTATAAATTATCTCATTTCAAGAAAAAAATTAAATAATCCCATGTCTGGTGCAATCGACATGGATAAACTTAAAAATATGGACAATGTAAAAAGAGGTGTAGTGACTGGAATAATTGCCATTTTTGGCCTTTGGCTTTTCTTTGCTTCAATCGTGGTGGTTGATGCGGGCGAGACTGGTGTTTATTCCTTGTTTGGCAAGGTGCGTGACAATGAATTAAAATCAGGTTTTCATTTGGTGATTCCGCTGGCACGTGTTGAGAAAATGAGCATTCGAACTGAAGAGTATACCATGAGTATTGTTTCAGGTGAGGGTAATAAAATGGGTGATGATTCAATTACTGCTTTGACTAAAGAAGGTTTGAGCGTCGGATTGGATTTGACCGCTCTTTATCATCTTGACGAGAGTAAGGCATCAGATGTTTATAGAGAATTAGGGATAAACTATAATGAAAAAATTATCCGCCCAATTATCCGTACGGCAATTCGAAATATTGTAGCCGGTTACGAGGCCAAGGAAATGTATTCAAGCAAGAGAGAGGAGGCAGCACAAAAGATTAAAGATCAAGTTCAGACGGAATTAGACACAAGAGGAATTGTCTTGGAAGATATGCTTTTGCGTGATGTGCGTTTACCTGAGAATCTAGCTAAATCAATTCAGGAAAAATTACAAGCCGAACAAAGCACTCAGAAATATGATTTCTTGTTGCAAACAGAAAAGAAAGAAAAGGAGCGAAAAATAATCGAAGCTGAAGGTCAACGTGATGCACAAAAGATTATCAATGAGAGTTTAACCACTAATTATTTGTATTATCAATATATTAATACCCTAAAGGATCGCCAAGGCACAATTTATGTGCCAACCAGTCCAACAACTGGCATGCCGACGTTTAAGGAGTTAGGTAAATAA
- the raiA gene encoding ribosome-associated translation inhibitor RaiA — MKINIKSTKIELTDAIKDYVQEKMDMLEKNLGSIKVLNCDVEVGMTSNHHNKGEIFRTEVNLNLPGELLRVEKTEEDLYRSIDNVKDHLTMAIKKYKEKRIDNNRQVEEVLVEDVMGEE, encoded by the coding sequence ATGAAAATAAACATTAAATCCACAAAAATCGAATTGACCGACGCAATCAAGGATTATGTTCAAGAAAAAATGGACATGCTCGAAAAAAATTTGGGCAGTATCAAAGTCTTGAACTGTGACGTCGAAGTAGGGATGACATCTAATCATCACAACAAGGGCGAAATCTTTCGCACTGAAGTAAACCTAAACCTTCCCGGCGAGTTACTACGCGTTGAGAAGACAGAAGAGGACCTATACCGATCAATCGACAACGTCAAAGATCATTTGACCATGGCGATCAAGAAGTACAAGGAAAAGAGAATTGATAATAATCGACAGGTGGAAGAGGTGTTAGTTGAGGATGTGATGGGTGAGGAATAA
- the rseP gene encoding RIP metalloprotease RseP: MFLTIIVFILVLSVLVLAHEFGHFWAAKNRGLKPVEFGLGLPSRVWCIYKSTDGTWKKVWGKREIIDAADTIYSVNWMLFGGFVNLLEDEDAGGDPNHFANKKIWERAMILLAGVTMNVLLAMFLYSIGFAFGLPQSLDGVDPKAIVTNHEIIIDQILKDSAASVADLKPNDIIVSINDVEFGSTADLILFVDQNIDKELTYKIKRNNEVLDKKITPKKLVETGKGGIGIGITDVGVVRYPWYLAIWKGISFTILLLIKMVLAFFLVIKSLVMGQGAGTEVGGPVMIAKYVGQAARMGFGYLVNLTALLSVNLAIINALPFPALDGGRVLFLIIEKIKGGPVKRELENAVNTVGMVLLLLLMAVVTLKDVLKVFK; the protein is encoded by the coding sequence ATGTTTCTAACAATAATAGTATTTATCTTAGTTCTGTCAGTACTAGTCTTGGCGCATGAGTTCGGCCATTTTTGGGCAGCCAAGAATCGTGGCTTAAAGCCCGTGGAATTCGGTCTCGGCCTGCCTTCACGAGTGTGGTGTATTTACAAGAGCACTGATGGTACTTGGAAAAAGGTTTGGGGAAAACGAGAAATAATCGATGCGGCGGACACTATTTATTCAGTCAATTGGATGCTGTTTGGTGGTTTTGTGAACCTACTTGAAGACGAAGATGCGGGCGGTGATCCCAATCATTTTGCTAATAAGAAAATCTGGGAAAGGGCAATGATTCTTTTAGCGGGCGTAACCATGAATGTGCTTTTAGCTATGTTCTTGTATTCCATCGGTTTTGCCTTTGGATTGCCACAGTCATTAGATGGCGTTGATCCCAAGGCGATTGTTACAAATCACGAAATAATTATTGACCAAATTTTGAAAGACAGTGCGGCCAGCGTGGCAGATTTAAAGCCTAATGATATTATTGTCAGTATTAACGATGTTGAGTTTGGGTCGACGGCGGATTTAATTCTTTTTGTTGATCAAAACATTGACAAGGAATTAACTTATAAAATTAAGAGAAATAATGAAGTACTGGATAAAAAAATTACACCGAAGAAGTTAGTAGAAACAGGCAAGGGCGGTATCGGTATTGGCATTACTGACGTGGGCGTTGTTCGTTACCCTTGGTATTTAGCAATTTGGAAGGGAATATCCTTCACGATTTTATTGTTAATAAAAATGGTGCTAGCCTTTTTCCTTGTTATCAAAAGCTTGGTCATGGGTCAAGGCGCTGGCACAGAAGTGGGTGGACCAGTTATGATTGCAAAGTATGTCGGCCAAGCCGCCCGTATGGGTTTTGGTTATTTAGTAAACTTAACCGCATTATTATCAGTGAATTTAGCCATTATTAATGCTTTGCCGTTCCCAGCGCTAGATGGTGGTCGTGTTTTATTCTTGATTATTGAAAAAATTAAAGGCGGTCCAGTAAAAAGGGAATTGGAAAATGCTGTGAATACTGTCGGTATGGTTCTCTTATTGTTGTTAATGGCGGTGGTCACCTTGAAAGATGTTTTGAAAGTTTTTAAATAA
- the frr gene encoding ribosome recycling factor produces the protein MNKYIQEHEEEFENVIDFFKKEIATLRTGRANPAILDGVQVEAYGSRAGLNSMASITVADAQSIVVAPWDKSVSKAIEKAIVEANLGVGVVNEGMQLRITVPRMTEENRKDLVKKLNEKHEESRIKFRKIREEVKSKIEKAEKDKEISEDNRFIFIGDLDKEVHEKNEELKALRDKKEVEVMTI, from the coding sequence ATGAATAAATATATTCAAGAACACGAGGAAGAATTTGAAAATGTGATTGATTTCTTTAAAAAAGAAATCGCGACTTTACGAACCGGTCGCGCCAATCCGGCAATTCTTGACGGTGTCCAGGTTGAGGCATACGGATCTAGAGCTGGCCTGAACAGCATGGCCTCTATTACCGTTGCGGATGCTCAGAGTATCGTGGTGGCTCCTTGGGACAAAAGCGTGTCAAAGGCCATTGAAAAGGCTATTGTAGAGGCAAATTTGGGCGTTGGAGTGGTAAATGAAGGCATGCAATTACGCATAACAGTGCCAAGAATGACGGAAGAAAACCGCAAGGACTTAGTAAAGAAATTAAATGAAAAACACGAAGAAAGCCGTATTAAATTCCGCAAGATTCGAGAAGAAGTAAAAAGCAAGATTGAAAAGGCAGAAAAGGATAAAGAAATTTCCGAAGATAATCGTTTTATTTTCATCGGCGACTTAGACAAGGAAGTGCATGAGAAAAATGAAGAGTTGAAGGCACTTCGGGATAAAAAAGAGGTAGAGGTGATGACAATTTAA